One stretch of Cohnella algarum DNA includes these proteins:
- a CDS encoding MGH1-like glycoside hydrolase domain-containing protein: MNNEVLLEKLRKWTVDEKAGPPKKPSDEKVLRQWRESGVKFVASSGKLEGVYASALRALLDCIVPTGGEEPILHEGGIYLGCWLESTGTINAELLSRFVPSVTESTYRSFAVHQREDGMLPYKVTEHGPAYRQIQLVTPLARSVWNHYALHGRDKSFLKPMYEAMVRYDAWLAACRDTRGTGCVEAFSAFDTGHDLSPRFWHAPDTPHLNDATKCDPDSPILPFLAPDLTANVYCQRLYLARMAEELGQSGDGWRKKAESSLASLFRYCFDEEDRFFYDRDRNDEFVRVQSDVLLRVLACEVGERAFFDDMLRRYLLNTSKFFAKYPFTSIAMDDPRFDPNSGYNTWAGTSNFLSLIRTPHAFEFHGRHVELTWVMQPILSSFAKATRFAQTVSPWTGNEGFTEAYSPSILCLLDYVERLCGILPRPDGEVWFTGLTPYAMDHGEDIAGETAYGRNIDGVAYELINTREGSEIYRAGEPYMRFPSGIRVIANRGGELTGIVGMSVRKVEGTIRVGGRELPFAVNGNERLDFAAGAFERASDIGIVYPTYK; encoded by the coding sequence ATGAACAACGAAGTGCTTTTGGAGAAGCTGCGGAAATGGACGGTCGATGAAAAGGCGGGTCCGCCGAAAAAACCTTCGGATGAGAAGGTTCTCCGGCAATGGCGCGAATCCGGCGTCAAATTCGTCGCCTCCTCGGGCAAGCTGGAAGGCGTGTACGCCTCGGCGCTTCGCGCCTTGCTCGACTGCATCGTGCCGACCGGCGGCGAAGAACCGATCCTGCACGAGGGCGGCATTTATCTCGGCTGCTGGCTGGAGAGCACCGGAACGATCAATGCGGAGCTGCTGTCCCGGTTCGTTCCTTCCGTAACGGAATCGACCTACCGGTCGTTCGCCGTTCATCAGCGGGAGGACGGCATGCTGCCTTACAAGGTGACCGAGCACGGGCCGGCGTACCGGCAAATCCAGCTGGTGACGCCGCTCGCGCGGAGCGTCTGGAACCATTACGCCCTCCACGGCCGGGACAAATCGTTTCTGAAGCCGATGTACGAAGCGATGGTTCGCTACGATGCCTGGCTTGCCGCTTGCCGGGATACTCGCGGCACGGGCTGCGTCGAAGCGTTCAGCGCGTTCGACACCGGACACGATCTGTCGCCGCGCTTCTGGCACGCGCCGGATACGCCGCATTTGAACGACGCGACGAAGTGCGATCCCGATTCGCCGATTTTGCCCTTTCTGGCGCCGGACTTGACGGCTAACGTCTATTGCCAGCGGCTCTATTTGGCGCGAATGGCGGAAGAACTGGGGCAGTCCGGAGACGGGTGGAGGAAGAAGGCCGAATCGAGCCTCGCCAGCCTGTTCCGTTACTGCTTCGACGAAGAGGACCGTTTTTTTTACGATCGGGATCGCAACGACGAATTCGTCCGGGTTCAATCCGACGTTCTGCTGCGGGTGCTCGCGTGCGAAGTCGGCGAGCGGGCGTTTTTCGACGACATGCTGCGCCGCTATTTGCTCAACACGAGCAAATTTTTCGCCAAATACCCGTTTACGTCGATCGCGATGGACGATCCTCGCTTCGACCCGAATTCCGGCTACAACACCTGGGCCGGAACGTCGAATTTTCTCAGCCTGATCCGGACCCCTCACGCGTTCGAGTTTCACGGCCGCCACGTGGAGCTGACCTGGGTCATGCAGCCGATTTTGTCCTCGTTCGCGAAGGCGACCCGGTTTGCGCAAACGGTCAGTCCGTGGACCGGCAACGAAGGCTTTACCGAGGCGTACTCGCCGTCGATTCTTTGCCTTCTGGATTATGTGGAGCGGCTGTGCGGCATTCTCCCGCGGCCGGACGGGGAAGTATGGTTTACGGGGCTTACGCCGTACGCGATGGATCATGGCGAGGACATTGCCGGCGAAACGGCGTACGGACGGAATATCGACGGCGTCGCCTACGAGCTGATCAACACGAGGGAAGGTTCGGAAATTTACCGGGCGGGCGAGCCGTACATGCGGTTTCCGAGCGGCATCCGGGTGATCGCGAACCGCGGCGGGGAATTGACCGGCATCGTCGGCATGAGCGTGCGGAAGGTGGAAGGGACGATCCGGGTAGGGGGACGGGAGCTTCCGTTTGCCGTCAACGGAAACGAGCGCCTCGACTTCGCGGCCGGTGCGTTCGAGCGCGCCTCCGACATCGGCATCGTATATCCGACTTACAAATAG
- a CDS encoding carbohydrate ABC transporter permease has translation MHTKRATTAAVKHTFIILLGILMLYPVLWLVSSSFKPNQLIFSEPGLWPSAFTLDNYANGWKGLQGISFGRFFTNSWIISIMSVLGNVITCSLAAFAFARLHFKFRKIWFALMLVTIMLPYHVTLIPQYIIYDQLQWINTYYPLILPKWLANDSFFILMMVQFIRGIPRELDESATIDGCGMWQIYFRIVLPLLVPALISAAIFTFIWSWDDFFSQMIYLSKIDLFTVQLGIRSMFDPSGQSDWGALLAMSTLSLVPITLIFLIFQRYFLDGIATTGLK, from the coding sequence ATGCACACAAAACGAGCGACGACCGCGGCCGTCAAACATACGTTCATTATTTTGCTCGGCATACTCATGCTGTATCCGGTGCTTTGGCTTGTCAGCAGCTCGTTCAAGCCGAATCAGCTCATTTTTTCCGAGCCGGGACTTTGGCCGTCGGCTTTTACGCTGGACAATTACGCGAACGGATGGAAGGGCCTGCAGGGCATTTCGTTCGGCCGGTTTTTCACGAATTCGTGGATCATCTCGATCATGAGCGTGCTCGGAAACGTCATCACCTGCTCGCTCGCGGCGTTCGCGTTCGCCCGCCTTCATTTCAAGTTCCGGAAAATATGGTTCGCGCTTATGCTGGTCACGATCATGCTGCCGTACCACGTTACTCTTATTCCGCAGTACATCATTTACGACCAGTTGCAATGGATCAATACCTATTATCCGCTGATTTTGCCGAAATGGCTGGCGAACGACTCGTTTTTCATCCTGATGATGGTGCAGTTCATCCGCGGCATCCCGCGGGAACTGGACGAAAGCGCGACGATCGACGGCTGCGGCATGTGGCAAATCTACTTCCGGATCGTGCTGCCGCTGCTCGTCCCGGCATTGATTTCGGCCGCGATTTTTACCTTCATCTGGTCGTGGGACGACTTTTTCAGCCAGATGATCTACCTCAGCAAGATCGATCTGTTTACGGTGCAGCTTGGCATCCGGTCGATGTTCGATCCGTCGGGCCAATCCGACTGGGGCGCGCTGCTGGCGATGTCCACGCTGTCGCTCGTGCCGATTACGCTGATCTTCCTGATTTTCCAGCGCTATTTCCTCGACGGAATCGCGACGACGGGCTTGAAATAA
- a CDS encoding carbohydrate ABC transporter permease, whose product MRKKRRSLSSEHNLTAYTFLLPWLIGFFCLTLGPMLGSLYFSMTKYNLLSPPQWIGFSNYVEIFSEDQTFKNSLFLTFKYVFLSVPLRLAFALAVAMLLNKGIRALGIYRTVYYIPSLLGGSVAIAIVWRQIFDGNGLVNKFLGFFGIEGPSWISHPDYIVYTIVTLSIWQFGSAMVIFLAGLKQIPADLYEASQVDGAGKVRQFFKITLPMLSPVLFFNLVMSIINSFQAFTPAYVIGDGRGGPLDATMFYTLYLYLKGFSFFDMGYASALAWIMLIIVGLFTAVVFATSKYWVFYGDSKDGR is encoded by the coding sequence ATGCGAAAAAAACGCCGGTCGTTGTCCAGCGAACACAATCTGACGGCCTACACGTTTTTGCTGCCGTGGCTGATCGGTTTTTTCTGCCTGACGCTGGGTCCGATGCTTGGATCGCTTTACTTTTCGATGACCAAGTACAACCTGCTCAGCCCGCCGCAATGGATCGGATTTTCCAACTACGTCGAAATCTTCAGCGAAGACCAAACGTTTAAAAATTCCTTGTTCCTGACGTTCAAGTACGTGTTTCTGTCCGTTCCGCTCCGCCTCGCGTTCGCGCTCGCGGTGGCGATGCTGCTGAACAAGGGCATTCGCGCGCTCGGGATCTACCGGACGGTTTATTATATTCCGTCGCTGCTCGGGGGAAGCGTCGCGATCGCGATCGTCTGGAGACAGATTTTCGACGGTAACGGACTCGTCAACAAATTCCTCGGCTTTTTCGGCATCGAGGGGCCGTCGTGGATTTCCCATCCCGATTACATCGTTTATACAATCGTTACGCTGTCGATCTGGCAATTCGGCTCGGCGATGGTCATCTTTCTCGCCGGCCTGAAGCAAATTCCGGCCGATCTGTACGAAGCCTCGCAGGTGGACGGGGCGGGGAAAGTCCGCCAGTTTTTCAAAATCACGCTTCCGATGCTTTCGCCGGTCCTGTTTTTCAACCTGGTCATGAGCATCATCAACTCGTTCCAGGCGTTCACGCCGGCTTACGTCATCGGCGACGGGCGGGGCGGACCGCTCGATGCGACGATGTTTTATACGCTGTATCTTTACCTGAAAGGGTTCTCGTTCTTCGATATGGGCTATGCGTCCGCGCTCGCATGGATCATGCTGATCATCGTCGGCCTTTTCACGGCCGTCGTGTTCGCGACCTCGAAGTATTGGGTCTTTTACGGCGACAGCAAGGATGGGAGGTAA
- a CDS encoding response regulator transcription factor, with protein sequence MYRVMIVDDEPEIRQGLKLKVNWEALGFRVDCEASNGREALERLGSEAVDVVLTDMNMPLMDGVSFLDACHEQHSALRLIVVTGYEDFHYARAAIRSRARNYLLKPVARDELTEALVKVKGELDDERRQEDQAATIRWRLSQYYKEMKEHFIVHLVRDELDSIRLIRERARLFELDSWDGMTVRFLTVGLREAEAGGSADRTPDKFRLPLDAICRETADNFHPSALPFRDANYPGLMHFVMPDDDEKRERFAEAMRANVKLFLGFELTVGVGQPATGFKQWKEGYMAALLAWSLHGNELPEDVRLSVSQAALPEDRVKVIERFLQRGETEAFEQAVRRELQDALSASRARFVKAIFQLYLLIEPIACEARVPLDSGEQLWLRPEMALGFDTADKGTRFLVRLARRIADRLRSEHGEADSPYIDAARKFIDDNYMYDLNLTMIAEKFNYNSSYFSEMFKAKVGKSFIQYLNEVRMEQATRLLEETTLSLWDIAELTGFSNASYFSSKFKRMHGMTPSEYRQRTSVKIDSEHPKK encoded by the coding sequence ATGTATCGAGTGATGATCGTCGATGACGAGCCGGAAATTCGTCAAGGCTTGAAATTGAAGGTGAATTGGGAGGCGTTGGGGTTTCGGGTCGATTGCGAGGCTTCCAACGGCCGGGAAGCGCTTGAGCGGCTGGGAAGCGAAGCGGTCGACGTCGTTCTGACGGATATGAATATGCCGCTGATGGACGGAGTTTCGTTCCTGGATGCCTGCCATGAGCAGCATTCGGCTTTGCGCCTGATCGTCGTCACCGGCTACGAGGATTTCCATTACGCGAGAGCCGCCATCCGGAGCCGGGCGCGCAACTACTTGCTTAAACCCGTCGCCCGGGACGAGCTCACGGAAGCGCTCGTCAAGGTGAAGGGAGAGCTTGACGACGAGCGCCGGCAGGAAGACCAGGCGGCCACGATCCGCTGGCGGCTGTCGCAATATTACAAGGAAATGAAGGAGCACTTCATCGTACATCTGGTCAGGGACGAGCTCGATTCGATCCGTCTTATCCGGGAGCGGGCGAGGCTGTTCGAGCTCGATTCGTGGGACGGAATGACGGTGAGGTTCTTGACGGTCGGGCTGCGGGAGGCGGAGGCGGGGGGTTCGGCGGACCGGACGCCGGACAAGTTCCGGCTGCCTTTGGACGCGATTTGCCGGGAAACCGCGGACAACTTCCATCCTTCCGCGCTCCCGTTCCGCGACGCCAACTATCCGGGGCTGATGCATTTCGTCATGCCGGACGACGACGAGAAGCGGGAGCGGTTTGCGGAAGCGATGCGCGCCAACGTCAAGCTGTTTCTCGGTTTCGAGCTGACGGTCGGCGTCGGGCAGCCCGCAACCGGCTTCAAGCAGTGGAAGGAAGGTTACATGGCTGCGCTTCTCGCCTGGAGCCTGCACGGGAACGAGCTTCCCGAAGATGTCCGGCTGTCCGTCTCGCAGGCCGCTTTGCCGGAAGATCGGGTCAAGGTGATCGAACGCTTTCTTCAGCGAGGCGAGACGGAAGCGTTCGAGCAGGCGGTCCGCCGCGAGCTGCAGGACGCGTTGTCCGCTTCCCGGGCCCGGTTCGTGAAGGCGATCTTTCAGCTGTATTTGCTGATCGAGCCGATCGCCTGCGAAGCCCGCGTTCCGCTCGACAGCGGCGAACAGCTGTGGCTTCGGCCCGAAATGGCGCTCGGCTTCGACACGGCGGATAAGGGGACGCGCTTCCTCGTCCGGCTGGCCCGGCGAATCGCCGACCGGCTTCGAAGCGAACACGGCGAAGCCGATTCGCCGTATATCGACGCGGCGCGAAAATTCATTGACGACAATTACATGTACGATCTCAACCTGACGATGATCGCCGAGAAATTCAACTACAATTCGTCTTATTTTTCCGAAATGTTCAAAGCGAAGGTCGGAAAATCGTTCATCCAGTATTTGAACGAGGTGCGGATGGAGCAGGCGACTCGCCTGCTCGAGGAAACGACGCTCAGCCTGTGGGACATCGCGGAGCTGACCGGTTTTTCCAACGCCAGCTATTTCAGCTCGAAGTTCAAGCGGATGCACGGGATGACGCCGTCCGAATACCGGCAGCGGACATCCGTAAAAATTGATAGCGAACACCCGAAAAAATAG
- a CDS encoding sensor histidine kinase — protein sequence MFYSLRSRLIAIFVLLFVLSFGTLSVLLFNQSRSIIRSYIESSALEKMDEYGSYIDMVQTQIYDLASIVFNSDITKEWDAVVSDPASTPAEKNVANYQMSQFLMRTTNSYSSVSSVTVYRLEGTWIGSGNQIVNDASFLKENWFLNFIENDEYWVPAHRDAAELRSNNPNPVVSMLMPIGSFFPSTTNSFMKVNVNADYFLEPLDRIHLGERGAIYLLDRQGKPMLSQDDYAPEADMLEEMESIRGGGGAQGVVYLEEDGGHTDILVYKKLTNPNWMLVGFVSEQDLYAQLFKLRGTILLIATLLLILSLLLATWLSHGITKPLSRLVQAMRHVQRGDFDNALSRLPPEDGVRNEVGFATTTFRKSVVQLQQHIKTEFELKLLRQQAEYKALLMQINPHFLFNTMELMSSLTMQKREDDTLQVIESLGKMMRFSLKISDDLIPLKEEIKYTRYYMTILQVRFGDRLAIRLNEEGSLERVQIVKFILQPLIENAVKFSFLHRPDAVVAISVRRAEGKLTLKVADNGSGMPEERRRKLLEQSATAQLDTILASRSGQIGLGNVLARCRLYYGELFEVRIDSAEGEGTSIELILPAQEESSDVSSDDRR from the coding sequence ATGTTCTACTCGCTCAGAAGCCGCCTGATCGCCATCTTCGTCCTCCTTTTCGTTCTCTCTTTCGGAACGCTGTCCGTTTTGCTTTTTAATCAGTCCCGCTCGATTATCCGGTCTTATATCGAATCTTCCGCGCTCGAGAAGATGGACGAGTATGGTTCGTATATCGATATGGTGCAGACGCAAATTTACGATCTGGCATCCATCGTCTTCAACAGCGACATCACGAAAGAATGGGATGCCGTCGTTTCCGATCCGGCCTCGACGCCGGCCGAAAAGAACGTGGCCAACTATCAGATGAGCCAGTTTTTGATGCGAACGACGAACAGTTATTCGAGCGTTTCGTCCGTCACGGTCTACCGTCTGGAAGGCACATGGATCGGCAGCGGGAATCAAATCGTGAACGACGCTTCGTTCCTGAAGGAAAATTGGTTTCTCAATTTTATCGAAAATGACGAGTATTGGGTGCCGGCTCATCGGGATGCCGCCGAGCTGCGGAGCAACAACCCGAATCCGGTCGTCAGCATGCTCATGCCGATCGGTTCGTTTTTTCCTTCGACCACGAACAGCTTTATGAAAGTGAACGTGAACGCGGATTATTTTCTGGAGCCGCTCGATCGCATTCACCTCGGCGAAAGAGGAGCCATTTATTTGCTCGATCGGCAAGGAAAGCCGATGCTGTCCCAGGACGACTACGCGCCGGAGGCGGACATGCTGGAGGAGATGGAAAGCATCCGCGGCGGAGGGGGCGCGCAAGGAGTCGTCTACCTGGAGGAAGACGGAGGCCATACGGATATCCTCGTTTACAAGAAGTTGACCAATCCGAACTGGATGCTGGTCGGCTTCGTGTCGGAACAGGATTTGTACGCCCAATTGTTCAAGCTGCGCGGCACGATTTTGTTAATCGCGACCTTGCTGCTCATCCTTTCCTTGCTTCTGGCGACCTGGCTGTCGCACGGCATTACGAAGCCTTTGTCTCGCCTCGTTCAGGCGATGCGCCACGTGCAGCGCGGCGATTTCGACAACGCGCTGAGCCGCTTGCCGCCCGAGGACGGCGTTCGCAACGAGGTCGGCTTTGCGACGACGACGTTTCGCAAATCGGTCGTGCAGCTGCAGCAACACATCAAAACGGAGTTCGAGCTGAAACTGCTGCGACAGCAGGCCGAGTACAAAGCGCTGCTCATGCAGATCAATCCGCATTTTTTGTTCAATACGATGGAGCTGATGAGCAGTCTGACGATGCAGAAGCGGGAGGACGACACCTTGCAGGTCATCGAATCGCTCGGCAAAATGATGCGGTTTTCGCTGAAGATCAGCGACGATCTTATTCCGCTGAAGGAAGAGATCAAATACACGCGATACTACATGACGATCCTGCAGGTCCGGTTCGGCGACCGGCTGGCCATTCGGCTGAACGAGGAAGGGAGCTTGGAACGGGTTCAAATCGTCAAATTCATTTTGCAGCCGTTGATCGAAAATGCCGTCAAATTCAGCTTCCTCCATCGACCGGACGCGGTCGTGGCCATTTCCGTCCGGCGCGCGGAAGGCAAGCTGACGCTCAAGGTCGCCGACAACGGCTCGGGAATGCCGGAGGAGCGGCGGCGGAAGCTGCTCGAGCAGTCCGCTACCGCGCAACTGGACACGATTTTGGCGAGCCGCAGCGGACAGATCGGCCTCGGCAACGTTTTGGCCCGCTGCCGGCTGTACTACGGAGAGCTGTTCGAGGTCCGCATCGATTCGGCGGAAGGCGAGGGAACGTCGATCGAACTTATTTTGCCCGCGCAGGAGGAATCAAGCGATGTATCGAGTGATGATCGTCGATGA
- a CDS encoding heavy metal translocating P-type ATPase, producing MVTSTQATKEYAERSGLRQTKSVRHSAAAVFGRYGEGIAALASGLLIAVAWSLDGVSHGAAVALYCLAFAVGGFAKAKEGLQTLVYERDLDVNLLMIVAAIGAAGIGYWTEGAVLIFIFSLSGALETYTMDRSRRDISSLMKLKPETAVVIRGGAEATVGVGELEAGDAVIVRPGERIPADGIVREGASAVNQASITGESIPADKEAGDEVYAGTLNGQGALVVEVTRPGEATLFSRIVRLVQEAESEKPVSQLFMERFERIYARAIILLCALLIALPPLLLNWSWEQSLYKAMVFLVVASPCALVASIMPAVLSAISSSARKGLLFKGGAHLENLARTKVVAFDKTGTLTAGRPVVTDLIALRDGDENELLQTAASLESLSEHPLAKAIVEAAKERGLELTRPTGFQAEAGWGLKAELLGETWKIGKPAYLDERFATEPLLEHIRRLEREGKTIAVLQHSLGAAGIIALRDEIRPEAKTAIAALKRQGVKIAMLTGDRQATAEAIAKEAGIDLVFADLLPEDKTAKIKELKESYGNVAMVGDGVNDAPALATATVGIAMGAGGSDAALETANVVLLQNDLRKLSGAIALGRRTLTVVKQNMTFALAVIALLLAANFFQELALPLGVVGHEGSTILVILNGLRLLRFKGEAN from the coding sequence ATGGTTACATCGACACAGGCAACGAAAGAATACGCGGAACGAAGCGGGCTGCGGCAAACGAAATCGGTGCGCCATTCGGCCGCGGCCGTTTTTGGACGATACGGGGAAGGGATCGCGGCGCTGGCCAGCGGCTTGCTGATCGCGGTCGCCTGGTCGCTCGACGGGGTGTCGCATGGCGCGGCCGTGGCGCTGTACTGCCTCGCCTTCGCCGTAGGCGGATTCGCGAAAGCGAAGGAAGGGCTTCAAACGCTTGTCTACGAGCGCGATCTGGACGTCAACCTGCTCATGATCGTCGCCGCGATCGGAGCGGCCGGCATCGGCTATTGGACAGAAGGGGCGGTGCTTATCTTCATTTTTTCGCTGAGCGGAGCGCTGGAGACGTACACGATGGACCGGAGCCGCCGGGATATTTCGTCGCTGATGAAATTAAAGCCGGAAACGGCCGTCGTCATTCGCGGCGGGGCGGAGGCGACGGTCGGCGTCGGAGAGCTCGAAGCCGGCGATGCCGTCATCGTCAGACCGGGCGAACGCATTCCCGCCGACGGCATCGTCCGCGAGGGAGCCTCGGCCGTCAATCAGGCATCGATTACGGGAGAATCGATTCCCGCCGACAAAGAAGCCGGCGACGAGGTGTATGCCGGAACGCTTAACGGGCAGGGGGCGCTCGTTGTGGAAGTGACCCGGCCCGGGGAGGCGACGCTGTTTTCCCGGATCGTGCGTCTCGTGCAGGAAGCGGAAAGCGAAAAGCCGGTGTCGCAGCTGTTTATGGAACGCTTCGAGCGCATCTACGCAAGAGCGATCATTCTGCTTTGCGCGCTTTTGATCGCGCTGCCGCCGTTGCTGTTGAACTGGTCCTGGGAGCAGTCGTTGTACAAGGCGATGGTGTTCCTTGTCGTGGCTTCGCCCTGCGCCCTGGTCGCCTCCATCATGCCGGCCGTCTTGTCGGCCATCTCCAGCAGCGCGAGAAAGGGCCTGCTGTTCAAAGGCGGCGCCCATCTGGAAAATCTGGCGCGCACGAAAGTCGTCGCTTTCGATAAAACGGGCACGCTGACGGCGGGCCGGCCGGTCGTGACGGATTTGATCGCGCTGCGGGACGGCGATGAAAACGAGCTGCTGCAAACGGCGGCGTCGTTGGAAAGCTTGTCCGAGCATCCGCTGGCCAAGGCGATCGTCGAGGCGGCCAAGGAGCGGGGCCTCGAGCTGACGAGACCGACCGGCTTTCAAGCGGAGGCCGGCTGGGGACTGAAGGCGGAGCTGCTTGGCGAAACGTGGAAAATCGGCAAGCCGGCCTACCTGGACGAACGATTCGCCACGGAGCCGCTGCTGGAGCATATTCGCCGTCTGGAGCGGGAAGGCAAAACGATCGCGGTGCTTCAGCATTCGCTAGGGGCGGCAGGCATTATCGCGCTGAGGGATGAAATCCGGCCGGAGGCGAAAACGGCGATTGCCGCGCTCAAACGGCAGGGCGTCAAAATCGCGATGCTGACCGGCGACCGGCAAGCGACGGCCGAAGCGATCGCGAAGGAGGCCGGCATCGATCTGGTTTTCGCCGATTTGCTGCCGGAAGACAAAACGGCCAAAATCAAGGAATTAAAAGAGTCGTACGGCAATGTGGCAATGGTCGGCGACGGCGTGAACGACGCGCCGGCGCTGGCGACGGCGACGGTCGGCATCGCGATGGGAGCGGGCGGGAGCGACGCGGCGCTCGAAACGGCGAACGTCGTGCTGCTGCAAAACGATTTGCGGAAATTGTCCGGCGCGATCGCGTTGGGCAGGCGGACGCTGACCGTCGTCAAGCAAAATATGACGTTCGCGCTGGCGGTCATCGCGCTGCTGCTTGCGGCCAACTTCTTCCAGGAGCTAGCGCTTCCGCTCGGCGTCGTCGGACATGAAGGGAGCACGATTCTTGTCATTCTGAACGGGCTTCGTTTGCTGCGGTTCAAGGGAGAGGCGAACTAA
- a CDS encoding DUF423 domain-containing protein: MQTLLLLGGIMMALAVILGAFGGHALKKRLSPEMLAIYQIGVQYHIAHGLGLLLIGVLSGGMIESDLVLTSGWLLFAGIVLFSGSLYAMSLTGVKKLGAITPIGGLSFIAGWILLIAAVVQG, from the coding sequence ATGCAAACGTTATTGCTGCTTGGCGGAATCATGATGGCGCTGGCGGTTATTCTCGGAGCGTTCGGCGGGCATGCGCTGAAAAAAAGGCTGTCGCCGGAAATGCTGGCGATTTATCAGATCGGCGTGCAGTACCACATCGCCCATGGGCTCGGGCTGCTGCTCATCGGCGTTCTCTCGGGCGGAATGATCGAGAGCGATCTTGTTTTGACGTCGGGTTGGCTTCTGTTCGCCGGCATCGTGCTGTTCAGCGGCAGCCTTTACGCGATGAGCCTCACCGGCGTCAAGAAGCTCGGCGCGATCACGCCGATCGGGGGTCTTTCGTTTATTGCGGGCTGGATCCTGCTGATCGCGGCTGTCGTTCAGGGTTGA
- the aspA gene encoding aspartate ammonia-lyase — protein sequence MEFRIEKDFLGEKSVPQSAYYGIQTLRAVENFPITGVPVHPELIRTLALVKKAAAKANASTHMLREPIAEAIVKAADEVAQGGLADQFIVDSIQGGAGTSINMNMNEVLANRALELLGRSKGEYFYCSPNNHVNMSQSTNDAIPTAIRLSAYRLTQELLDTLRQLRNAFGDKAIAFNDVIKMGRTHLQDAVPIRMGQQFGAYAAVIGRDIGRIGRSADTLLAVNMGATAVGTGLNAKPEYISEVVRLLAEELGVPVKAADDLMDATQNTDAYTELSASLKVCAVNLSKICNDLRLMASGPRTGLSEIQLPARQPGSSIMPGKVNPVMAEVVNQAAFQIIGNDHTICLASEAGQFELNVMGPVLAFNLLQSLKILRNAVDVFIRFALEGMEANRERCERYVHDSFGIVTALNPHLGYEVAAGIVKEAIKTGMRVQDIILERHLLTKEEIDIILDPVQMTTPGIAGEWLLDGGGGRSE from the coding sequence TTGGAATTTCGGATCGAAAAGGATTTCCTCGGGGAGAAAAGCGTCCCCCAGTCCGCATATTACGGCATTCAAACGCTGCGGGCGGTCGAAAATTTCCCGATTACCGGCGTTCCGGTCCATCCCGAGCTGATCCGAACGCTTGCGCTCGTCAAAAAAGCGGCCGCGAAAGCGAACGCTTCGACGCATATGCTGCGCGAGCCGATTGCCGAGGCGATCGTCAAAGCGGCGGACGAAGTGGCGCAAGGCGGTTTGGCGGATCAGTTCATCGTGGATTCGATTCAAGGCGGGGCGGGCACGTCCATCAATATGAACATGAACGAGGTGCTGGCCAATCGGGCGCTGGAGCTGCTCGGCCGTTCGAAGGGCGAATATTTTTACTGCAGTCCGAACAATCACGTCAATATGTCCCAATCGACGAACGATGCCATTCCGACCGCGATTCGGCTTTCGGCTTACCGGCTGACGCAGGAATTGCTGGATACGCTCCGACAGTTGCGGAACGCGTTCGGCGATAAAGCGATTGCATTCAATGACGTCATTAAAATGGGGAGGACGCATCTGCAGGATGCCGTGCCGATCCGCATGGGACAGCAGTTCGGAGCTTACGCGGCCGTAATCGGACGGGACATCGGGCGAATCGGACGTTCGGCGGATACGCTGCTCGCCGTTAATATGGGGGCGACGGCGGTCGGCACCGGACTCAACGCGAAGCCGGAATACATAAGCGAAGTGGTGCGGCTGTTGGCCGAAGAGCTGGGCGTCCCGGTGAAGGCCGCCGACGATTTGATGGACGCGACGCAAAATACGGATGCTTACACGGAGTTGTCGGCTTCGTTGAAGGTTTGCGCCGTCAATCTTTCGAAAATATGCAACGACCTGCGGCTGATGGCTTCGGGCCCGCGGACGGGCTTAAGCGAAATCCAGCTTCCGGCTAGGCAGCCGGGCTCCTCGATCATGCCGGGCAAGGTCAATCCGGTCATGGCCGAGGTCGTGAACCAGGCCGCTTTTCAAATTATCGGCAACGATCATACGATTTGCCTCGCCTCGGAAGCGGGCCAGTTCGAACTGAACGTGATGGGGCCGGTGCTTGCCTTCAATTTGCTGCAATCGCTCAAAATTTTGCGAAACGCGGTCGACGTGTTCATTCGCTTCGCGCTCGAGGGAATGGAAGCAAACCGCGAGCGCTGCGAGCGATACGTGCATGACAGCTTCGGCATCGTCACGGCGTTAAATCCGCATCTGGGCTATGAAGTGGCGGCGGGAATCGTGAAGGAAGCGATCAAAACCGGCATGAGGGTGCAGGACATTATTTTGGAGCGGCATCTGTTGACCAAAGAGGAGATCGACATCATCCTGGATCCCGTCCAAATGACGACGCCGGGCATTGCCGGCGAATGGCTGCTGGACGGGGGCGGCGGGCGAAGCGAGTAA
- a CDS encoding copper ion binding protein, whose protein sequence is MSSVTLKVEGMSCSHCVNAVEGAVKKLGASAKVDLAAHSVAVDFDEVKVSLDAIKNAIEDQGYDVV, encoded by the coding sequence ATGTCCAGCGTTACGTTGAAAGTAGAAGGCATGTCCTGCTCCCACTGCGTCAATGCGGTCGAGGGCGCCGTCAAAAAGCTTGGCGCCAGTGCAAAAGTCGACTTGGCGGCCCATTCCGTCGCCGTCGACTTCGACGAAGTGAAAGTATCGCTTGATGCGATCAAGAACGCGATCGAAGATCAGGGCTACGACGTCGTATAA